In Musa acuminata AAA Group cultivar baxijiao chromosome BXJ3-11, Cavendish_Baxijiao_AAA, whole genome shotgun sequence, one DNA window encodes the following:
- the LOC135653450 gene encoding succinate dehydrogenase [ubiquinone] iron-sulfur subunit 1, mitochondrial-like produces MAAARVLLRRGSAVARGLLPTNGPPATAAASSAALFLQAQPHSSQTDSAAAAAKPKRTKTFSIYRWNPDHPEKPQLQHYEIDLGECGPMVLDALIKIKNEMDPSLTFRRSCREGICGSCAMNIDGDNGLACLTKIPASSAATTITPLPHMYVIKDLVVDMTNFYNQYKSVEPWLKRKDPPPTPPKEIPQSKKDRAKLDGMYECILCACCSTSCPSYWWNPEAYLGPAALLHAHRWIQDSRDQYTKERLDAVNDEFKLYRCHTIMNCAHACPKGLNPAKQIESIKKLQLQ; encoded by the exons ATGGCCGCTGCGAGGGTTCTCCTCCGCCGAGGATCCGCTGTCGCGCGCGGCCTCCTCCCTACCAACGGCCCGCCGGCCACCGCTGCCGCCTCCTCTGCAGCGCTTTTTCTCCAGGCTCAGCCCCACTCCTCCCAGACCGACTCGGCGGCGGCCGCGGCTAAGCCCAAGCGCACCAAGACCTTCTCCATCTACCGATGGAACCCCGATCATCCGGAGAAGCCGCAACTCCAGCACTACGAGATTGACCTTGGCGAGTGCGGCCCCATGGTCCTGGACGCCCTCATCAAGATCAAGAACGAGATGGACCCCTCCCTCACCTTCCGCCGTTCCTGCCGCGAGGGCATCTGTGGATCCTGCGCCATGAACATCGACGGTGACAACGGCCTCGCTTGTCTAACCAAGATCCCGGCCTCCTCGGCGGCCACGACGATCACGCCCTTGCCGCACATGTACGTGATCAAGGACCTAGTGGTGGACATGACCAACTTCTACAACCAGTACAAGAGCGTGGAGCCATGGCTCAAGAGGAAGGACCCGCCGCCCACCCCCCCGAAGGAGATCCCACAGAGCAAGAAGGACCGCGCGAAGCTCGATGGGATGTACGAGTGTATTCTTTGCGCCTGTTGCAGCACCTCCTGCCCTAGTTATTGGTGGAATCCTGAGGCCTATCTTGGGCCAGCTGCCCTCCTCCATGCTCACAG GTGGATACAGGACAGCCGGGATCAGTACACAAAGGAGCGCCTGGACGCTGTAAATGATGAGTTCAAACTGTACCGTTGCCACACTATCATGAACTGTGCTCATGCCTGCCCCAAGGGACTGAACCCCGCGAAGCAAATTGAATCGATCAAAAAGCTTCAGCTTCAGTAA